A window of Zingiber officinale cultivar Zhangliang chromosome 5A, Zo_v1.1, whole genome shotgun sequence contains these coding sequences:
- the LOC121980499 gene encoding polygalacturonase inhibitor-like, which produces MDTTLLSSCLILLYVSFLLFCFSVPASAGLCNKDDKRALVAIKAAFNNAYHFASWTNGSACCTWYDVDCDDRGRVVGLSLFRDDFPGTIPDAVGDLPFLTSLMFHHLPNLVGPIPPAIGRLSKLRFLDISWTNVSGPVPNFLASLPSLTGLDLSFNNLSGPIPSALAHAPASLNSIDLSRNKLTGPLPPGIFSNTSGAYLRLSHNGLSGEVPPSYGAVEFLQVDLSRNRFTGDASFLFGRGKGTQQIDLSRNVFEFDLGKVEFPEAELIALDLNHNKIYGSIPKQIAEVENLQLFNVSYNRLCGEIPTGGRLDRFDQYCYLHNKCLCSAPLPPCNKGRDGDWSRWG; this is translated from the coding sequence ATGGATACTACTCTACTCTCATCCTGCCTCATTCTCCTCTACGTCTCCTTCTTGCTCTTCTGCTTCTCCGTGCCGGCGTCGGCGGGGCTGTGCAACAAGGACGACAAGCGGGCGCTGGTGGCCATCAAAGCCGCCTTTAACAACGCCTACCACTTCGCCTCCTGGACAAACGGCTCTGCCTGCTGCACCTGGTACGACGTCGATTGTGACGACCGCGGCCGCGTCGTCGGCCTCAGCCTCTTCCGGGACGACTTCCCAGGCACTATCCCCGACGCCGTCGGAGACCTCCCCTTCCTCACCTCCCTCATGTTCCACCACCTCCCTAACTTGGTCGGCCCCATCCCCCCAGCCATTGGCCGCCTTTCCAAACTCCGTTTTCTCGACATCAGCTGGACCAACGTATCCGGCCCAGTCCCCAACTTCCTTGCCAGCCTCCCCTCACTCACCGGCCTCGACCTCTCCTTCAACAATCTCTCCGGCCCCATCCCCTCAGCCCTCGCTCACGCCCCTGCCAGCCTCAACTCCATCGATCTCAGCCGCAACAAACTCACTGGTCCGCTCCCGCCAGGGATCTTCTCCAACACCTCCGGGGCCTACCTGCGCCTCTCCCACAACGGACTCTCCGGCGAGGTCCCGCCGTCGTACGGCGCGGTGGAGTTCTTGCAGGTGGACCTGTCGCGTAACCGATTCACGGGGGACGCCTCCTTTCTGTTCGGACGGGGGAAGGGGACGCAGCAGATCGACCTCTCCAGGAACGTTTTCGAGTTCGACCTCGGGAAGGTGGAGTTCCCAGAGGCGGAGTTGATCGCGCTGGACTTGAACCACAACAAGATCTACGGCAGCATACCGAAGCAGATCGCCGAGGTGGAGAACCTCCAGCTGTTTAACGTGAGCTACAATAGGCTGTGCGGGGAAATTCCCACCGGCGGGAGGTTGGATCGCTTCGACCAATACTGCTACCTTCACAACAAGTGCTTGTGCAGCGCCCCGTTGCCGCCCTGCAACAAGGGAAGGGATGGAGATTGGTCAAGGTGGGGATAA